A genomic stretch from Mycobacterium paraterrae includes:
- the mftA gene encoding mycofactocin precursor MftA (Mycofactocin is a small molecule electron carrier derived from the final two amino acids, Val-Tyr, of MftA, the mycofactocin precursor. It plays a role in redox homeostasis and the metabolism of alcohols and aldehydes in Actinobacteria, including Mycobacterium tuberculosis.): MDDDPQPETELVTETLVEAVSIDGMCGVY, encoded by the coding sequence ATGGACGACGACCCGCAGCCCGAGACCGAGCTAGTCACCGAGACCCTTGTCGAGGCGGTGTCGATCGACGGGATGTGCGGGGTCTACTGA
- a CDS encoding helix-turn-helix domain-containing protein, which translates to MRVDDAGVPPVAFVQLLKSNALDLPAVERLRRVMTREEVDVSTLVKHGVQAPLRWFREVYPGLDVNQATLLGVAFAGQAQLTSFGPLSFPLVSAGSVAEIMKLLEFLPLITTAVSPHFCASDRGLTVGFTGHTSDSALDCLAVTYCGSVLLRLLDMLVDDARTITLHIGWPAPVVMTEHEDNLWLAGRLLFDAPMSYLHVPADTLSEVCRFSDPVAYRLAVSELTRDLDQRSGTTSYSAKVRQLLEEDPSRRSSQSVSDELSVSTSTLKRRLAEEGTTFRELRESCLRENAVLLLLTRSMSASQIATELGYGDPTNFSHAFKRWTGLSPRQFRLARR; encoded by the coding sequence TTGCGCGTCGATGATGCGGGTGTACCTCCAGTCGCGTTTGTGCAACTGCTTAAGAGCAATGCCCTCGACTTGCCCGCCGTGGAGCGCCTTCGCCGCGTTATGACGCGTGAAGAAGTAGACGTCTCGACGTTGGTCAAGCATGGCGTCCAGGCTCCACTGCGGTGGTTTCGAGAGGTCTACCCCGGCCTCGACGTAAACCAGGCAACTCTGCTCGGTGTCGCGTTCGCCGGCCAGGCGCAGTTGACGTCCTTCGGCCCGTTGAGCTTTCCACTGGTCAGCGCAGGATCGGTGGCCGAAATCATGAAACTGCTCGAATTTCTACCTTTGATTACTACCGCCGTCAGTCCACACTTTTGTGCAAGTGACCGAGGCCTCACCGTAGGGTTCACCGGCCACACGAGCGATTCGGCGCTAGACTGCTTGGCCGTCACCTACTGCGGGTCGGTGTTGCTACGGCTGCTGGACATGCTCGTCGACGACGCGCGGACCATCACGCTTCACATCGGTTGGCCGGCGCCCGTCGTCATGACCGAGCACGAGGACAACCTGTGGCTAGCCGGACGCCTATTGTTCGACGCTCCAATGTCCTACCTCCACGTTCCCGCGGACACTCTCAGCGAGGTGTGCCGGTTTTCGGATCCCGTCGCCTACCGCCTCGCCGTCTCCGAGCTCACGCGAGATCTCGACCAGCGCAGCGGGACCACGTCGTATTCCGCCAAGGTGAGACAGCTTCTAGAAGAGGATCCGAGCCGGCGCAGTAGCCAGTCGGTCTCCGACGAGCTCTCCGTGTCGACGAGCACGCTCAAGCGGCGCCTCGCCGAAGAGGGGACCACATTTCGCGAGTTGCGCGAGTCATGCCTGCGTGAGAACGCCGTGTTGCTACTGCTCACACGATCGATGTCGGCGAGTCAAATAGCCACGGAGCTCGGATACGGCGATCCGACCAACTTCTCGCACGCCTTCAAACGATGGACCGGCCTCTCCCCCAGGCAGTTTCGACTAGCGCGCCGCTGA
- a CDS encoding 2Fe-2S iron-sulfur cluster-binding protein, with amino-acid sequence MAVVTFVSHDGDKHEAPLEEGQSLMQVATNNAIPGIDGDCGGEAACGTCHVVVDPQWSEQVGLSGPAEEEMLAMSPERQPTSRLSCQMPVSEEWDGLIVRTPEFQM; translated from the coding sequence ATGGCAGTCGTCACGTTTGTCTCGCACGACGGCGATAAGCACGAGGCACCTCTCGAAGAGGGCCAGTCACTGATGCAGGTCGCCACGAATAATGCAATACCCGGCATCGATGGCGACTGCGGCGGTGAGGCCGCGTGTGGCACCTGCCACGTAGTCGTCGATCCGCAGTGGTCGGAACAAGTGGGTCTGTCCGGCCCAGCTGAAGAGGAAATGCTGGCAATGAGTCCTGAGCGTCAGCCGACCTCTCGGTTGTCCTGCCAGATGCCGGTTTCCGAGGAGTGGGACGGCTTGATCGTCCGGACGCCCGAATTCCAGATGTGA